One Plasmodium berghei ANKA genome assembly, chromosome: 13 genomic region harbors:
- a CDS encoding DEAD box helicase, putative — translation MKMISTFEDEIKMIFPFAPYEAQLEFMKIMYEILKGSNIKVDEKIKLVFDIIKKNENMLKNLKGTNKTILNTFNDNSEIKTEELYYIKKGIYTEQHIISEMKTGSGKSLTLLASIIYFLLKHRFDLFLIKENVELKREEPEWVRENIINNIIQKYQNNINMEKTKNENNLKILNKYFTFTNNKIQFNENVLLQKKQKKNDLSLQKGKDNDDILFTWNDDDMENDFFLDETPKKQIFICSRTQSQLNQYFSELKKIEKKLSKENLPINMIIIGSRKHLCINEKIMKKCPNINELNEACRSSKCKYKEGFTEIILEKKKKKKKIFYESSSDSNSSKEETDEINNYILIKKLINTKNIDMNQIKEICRHDKIEICPYYMCKENIKNADIILLPYICILNEQIRNNLKINIKNNIIIFDESQNIIENINNANSIGISKSQIIFTKLTLKKYIQKYENTLNNNNVVMIKQIIIYCDLLLKYFTSINESVSNITRFMLVSKLDALNLNNISAFLNNSLFCRKLKIFAEININEYFKKNNKEISSIISTHVNTSSIYLLCEFTNKLIRSNKYDYIYINKNDDNGIYNNSDLENDNRYNNKIETLNEIKNTNNNNNTETSNSIYPNKRPGYSTNNNVEAEKKRKIQENNINNKDEIKTQNHNNDHHFTDLSEYLKYILENNKDIILKEKIEIISVSSCNNFQNITKNCNNIILIGGTLQPIEEFLLLFLNEKKNKIKLYFSDYIFKKSNIFVRIMPTNILTFNSIDNTYKSRFDKSHLLNIALQIYILTLYVNYGNIVFFSSYTFLNEFMNFLYNEGKYVLEKMKEKKNLFFEKKNDNNVLKNYMINIVNIKKQDHQMRIKNGCILFCVMNAKLSEGINFYDDFCRNILIIGIPFFKHEKNNTTTPIVNKNKLVLNYYKEYSRDTSKKNDPNTYEISNSIRILSDWQINQMCKTYELKYAMKIVNQCIGRSLRHINDFSSFFFIDQRFNNPDIYDCFPTFVKTHLNDIKNLEYTNNENFHKEKQNFHEIYDDIKNHYKHIITNQDPVKDSQNYLKKFVTDLIHLKEFHKKMNYL, via the exons GCCCAATTAGAATTcatgaaaataatgtatGAAATTCTAAAAGgatcaaatataaaagttgatgaaaaaataaaactagtttttgatattataaaaaaaaatgaaaatatgctaaaaaatttgaagGGAACGAATAAAACCATATTAAATACATTTAATGATAATTCTGAAATTAAAACAGaagaattatattatattaaaaaaggcATATATACTGAGCAGCACATTATTAGTGAAATGAAAACAGGGTCAGGGAAATCACTAACCTTATTAGCttcaattatttattt TCTATTGAAACATCGATTTGatctatttttaataaaagaaaatgtagAGCTTAAAAGGGAag AACCGGAGTGGGTAcgagaaaatattataaacaatattatacaaaaatatcaaaacaatataaacatggaaaaaacaaaaaatgaaaataatttaaaaattttaaataaatatttcacctttactaataataaaatacagtttaatgaaaatgttttgttacaaaaaaaacaaaaaaaaaacgacTTATCATTACAAAAAGGGAAAGataatgatgatatatTGTTCACATGGAACG aTGATGATATGGAAAACGATTTTTTTCTTGATGAAACTCCCAAAAAACAG ATTTTCATATGCAGCCGAACGCAATCACAATTAAATCAGTATTTTtcagaattaaaaaagatcgaaaaaaaattaagcaaagaaaatttaccgataaatatgattattATTGGAAGTAGAAAACATCTATGTATTAATGag aaaattatgaaaaaatgcCCAAATATAAACGAACTAAACGAGGCATGCCGAAGTAGCAAATGCAAATATAAAGAAGGGTTTACTGAAattattttagaaaaaaaaaaaaaaaaaaaaaaaattttttatgaatcaTCTAGTGATAGTAACAGTAGTAAAGAAGAAActgatgaaataaataattacattttaattaaaaaattaataaatacaaaaaatatagatatgaatcaaattaaagaaatatgtagacatgataaaattgaaatatGCCCGTATTATATGtgtaaagaaaatataaaaaatgcagatataattttgttgccttatatttgtatattaaatgaacaaattagaaataatttaaaaataaatataaaaaataacatcataatttttgaCGAATctcaaaatattatagaaaatataaataatgcaAATTCGATAGGAATTAGTAAAAgtcaaattatttttacaaaattaaccttaaaaaaatatattcaaaaatatgaaaatactttaaataataataatgttgTTATgattaaacaaattattatttattgtgatttattattaaaatattttacatcTATAAATGAATCCGTTTCGAATATAACTAGATTCATGCTTGTTTCAAAATTAGATgcattaaatttaaataatatctCGGCCTTTTTAAACAATTCACTTTTTTGtagaaaattaaaaatttttgcAGAAATTAacataaatgaatattttaaaaaaaataataaagaaatatcaTCTATTATATCAACACATGTAAACACATCttctatttatttattgtgtGAATTTACAAATAAGTTAATTCGATCGAACaaatatgattatatatatataaataaaaatgatgataatggaatatataataattccGATTTGGAAAATGATAATCgatataataacaaaattgaaacattaaatgaaataaaaaatacaaacaataataataacacaGAAACTTCTAATTCTATTTATCCAAACAAACGACCTGGATATagtacaaataataatgtagaagcagaaaaaaaaaggaaaatacaagaaaataatataaataacaaagatgaaataaaaacacAAAATCATAACAACGATCACCATTTTACTGATTTATCAGAGTATctcaaatatattttagaaaataataaggatataatattaaaagaaaaaatagaaattaTAAGTGTTAGTTcatgtaataattttcaaaatataacaaaaaattgtaacaatattatattgatTGGAGGGACATTACAACCAATAGAAGAattcttattattatttttaaatgaaaaaaaaaataaaataaaattatatttttcagattatatatttaaaaaatcaaatatcTTTGTAAGAATAATGCCtactaatatattaacatttaATAGTATTGacaatacatataaaagcAGATTTGATAAATCAcatcttttaaatatagcattacaaatatatatattaacattatatgtaaattatggaaatattgtctttttttcatcttatacttttttaaatgaatttatgaattttttgtataatgaaggaaaatatgttttagaaaaaatgaaagaaaaaaaaaatttatttttcgaaaaaaaaaatgataataatgtcttaaaaaattatatgatcaatattgttaatataaaaaaacaagatCATCAAATGagaattaaaaatggatgtatattattttgtgttATGAATGCAAAACTAAGTGAAggaataaatttttatgacGATTTTTGtcgaaatattttaattattggTATTCCTTTCTTTaaacatgaaaaaaataacactACAACCCCTATTGtcaacaaaaataaattagtcctaaattattataaagaatattCAAGGGATacatcaaaaaaaaacgatcCTAATACATATGAGATTTCAAATTCCATCCGAATTTTGTCAG ATTGGCAAATAAACCAAATGTGCAAAACATACGAATTAAAATATGCCATGAAAATAGTCAATCAGTGTATAGGACGAAGTTTGAGACATATCAACgatttttcatctttttttttcatcgaTCAAAGATTTAACAATCCAGATATATATGATTGTTTTCCAACATTTGTAAAAACAcatttaaatgatataaaaaacttaGAATATactaataatgaaaattttcaCAAAGAAAAACAGAATTTTcatgaaatatatgatgATATCAAAAATCActataaacatattataaCAAATCAGGACCCAGTAAAAGATtctcaaaattatttaaaaaaatttgtaaCTGATTTGATACATTTAAAAgaatttcataaaaaaatgaattatttatga